From one Terriglobales bacterium genomic stretch:
- a CDS encoding aminotransferase class I/II-fold pyridoxal phosphate-dependent enzyme → MPKERQSAGFSTIAIHAGQEPELVTGSVTVPIYATSTYVQEELGKPRAGYEYARVSNPTRDRLQENLAALEGGLAARVFSSGMAAINALCTMMKAGDHLVCSHNVYGGVPRLFNQILAQQGLKFSYVDTSDVRAVERALERNTRYVYVETPTNPLMTISDIAAIARVCRRKGVELVVDNTFMSPYFQHPIELGADMVVHSTTKFLNGHSDGLGGAIICTTQEQAERLAFIQKSQGAVLSPFECWLVLRGV, encoded by the coding sequence ATGCCCAAAGAGAGACAGTCCGCAGGCTTTTCGACCATCGCCATCCATGCCGGCCAGGAGCCCGAACTGGTCACTGGTTCTGTAACCGTGCCGATTTACGCTACGTCAACATACGTCCAGGAAGAGCTGGGGAAGCCGCGTGCCGGCTATGAATACGCCCGCGTCTCCAATCCCACGCGCGACCGGCTGCAGGAGAACCTGGCCGCGCTGGAAGGGGGCCTAGCTGCGCGCGTGTTCTCGAGCGGGATGGCGGCCATCAATGCCCTGTGCACCATGATGAAGGCCGGCGACCACCTGGTGTGCTCGCACAACGTGTACGGCGGCGTGCCGCGCCTGTTCAATCAAATCCTCGCGCAGCAGGGACTGAAGTTCAGCTACGTGGACACCTCCGACGTACGCGCCGTCGAGCGGGCGCTGGAGCGCAACACGCGCTACGTGTACGTCGAGACCCCGACCAACCCGCTGATGACCATCAGCGACATCGCTGCCATCGCGCGCGTCTGCCGCCGCAAGGGTGTAGAGCTGGTGGTGGACAACACCTTCATGTCGCCGTACTTCCAGCATCCGATCGAACTGGGCGCGGACATGGTCGTCCACTCCACCACCAAGTTCCTCAACGGTCACTCCGACGGCCTGGGCGGCGCGATCATCTGCACCACCCAAGAGCAGGCCGAGCGGTTGGCGTTCATTCAGAAGTCCCAGGGGGCAGTCCTGTCGCCGTTTGAATGCTGGCTTGTCCTGCGCGGCGTG
- the cysK gene encoding cysteine synthase A, whose translation MCEGLDALTLLAVPVHLITRRKAAGPEHERVFAIPQFSAGVSPFPGNQKLLIANRSPLLLPCSVRMSTQVTPHLRVAESITELVGETPMLRLRRLVPPGAADVYAKLEYLNPGGSVKDRAAIGMIRRAEEEGKLGPGFVIIEATAGNTGIGLALIGVNRGYRVIFCVPQKFSKEKVTLMQALGAEVIRTPDDEGMAGAIRRARELAAKIPNSFLPGQFENPANPDYHYETTAREIFEQLQGQVDAVVIGVGTGGNFSGVARFMKERLPDVLAIAVESQGSVLGGGPPGDHKVEGIGASFMPKTFDSSLADEIIMVHDPPAFDMVKQLAAREGVFSGSSGGANVYAAVEVAKRLGSGKRVVTVIPDSAERYLSKGIFEGP comes from the coding sequence TTGTGCGAGGGCCTCGATGCGCTGACGCTGTTGGCAGTGCCGGTCCACTTGATCACCCGGCGGAAGGCGGCCGGGCCCGAGCATGAAAGGGTTTTTGCAATCCCACAATTCTCAGCAGGGGTTTCTCCTTTCCCTGGGAATCAGAAGCTGCTGATTGCCAATCGCTCGCCGCTTCTCTTACCCTGTAGCGTGCGAATGTCCACACAGGTAACGCCGCACCTGCGCGTCGCCGAGAGCATTACCGAACTTGTCGGTGAAACGCCGATGCTGCGCCTGCGGCGCCTGGTTCCTCCCGGCGCCGCTGACGTCTATGCCAAGCTGGAATATCTAAACCCCGGTGGAAGCGTGAAGGACCGCGCTGCGATCGGCATGATCCGCCGCGCGGAAGAAGAAGGGAAGCTCGGCCCGGGATTCGTAATTATCGAAGCCACGGCCGGCAATACCGGCATAGGGCTGGCACTGATTGGCGTGAACCGCGGCTACCGCGTGATTTTCTGTGTTCCGCAGAAATTCTCCAAGGAAAAAGTCACGCTCATGCAGGCCCTGGGCGCGGAGGTGATCCGCACGCCCGATGACGAAGGTATGGCGGGCGCTATCCGTCGCGCCCGCGAACTGGCTGCTAAAATTCCCAATTCATTCCTTCCCGGCCAATTCGAAAATCCCGCCAATCCCGATTACCACTACGAAACCACGGCACGCGAAATTTTCGAACAGCTCCAGGGGCAGGTGGACGCGGTTGTGATCGGCGTAGGGACCGGCGGCAACTTCAGCGGTGTGGCGCGGTTCATGAAGGAGCGCCTGCCGGATGTGCTCGCGATAGCCGTGGAATCGCAGGGATCGGTACTCGGCGGCGGCCCGCCGGGCGATCACAAGGTGGAAGGCATCGGCGCCAGCTTCATGCCCAAAACCTTCGATAGCTCGCTGGCCGATGAGATCATCATGGTTCACGATCCTCCCGCCTTTGATATGGTCAAGCAGCTCGCAGCCCGGGAAGGCGTCTTCAGCGGCTCCAGCGGCGGAGCCAACGTGTACGCCGCGGTCGAGGTGGCAAAGCGGCTCGGAAGCGGGAAGAGAGTGGTCACCGTCATTCCTGACTCCGCAGAGCGGTACCTGTCCAAGGGCATCTTCGAAGGACCCTGA